Within the Eleginops maclovinus isolate JMC-PN-2008 ecotype Puerto Natales chromosome 5, JC_Emac_rtc_rv5, whole genome shotgun sequence genome, the region GCGCCCTGGGTGCTGTGCAAatgctcctctcagctcctaCTAGGATGGGTTGAATGCAAAGGTTAACTTTCACTGTGTTCTGTGCTGTGTACATGAACATGTATGTGATAAATAAACAGGGTTTCATTCAAATACTCAGTGTCTCAGATATTGAAATGACCTTCAAACTACCCAattatttctcttttgtatTGAATTGGCTTTCCAACAGCatctcatattttattatttgagatGAGCACGCTTTATTTTACAGAACTGATTTATAACTCTATTACCTTGAATATTGAGGACACAGGAGGTGactaataaaacacataaatcaggtgtgtgtgtttttttaaatattcagcaGAAGAATAAAACCTTGAATAGTGCGTGAAAAAAAGGAGCAGAGAATTGTATTGGTATTATGTGATATGGGTGAACAAGTAGTCAAGGATCGTGCTGTATTGGATTTCATTTAATTGCAAACATTATTTAATTAGGCTTACAGAATATCAAAccatttttagtattttttattttgcatgtggTACATTTTCTTGACCGTCAACGGCAAAACTTTGTGAGTATAATCTTCATTCAGTGAAGCCCAGCTCTTTGTAGTCTGCCTCAATGTCAGCGATGATGACAGCCATTACGTTCCTCAATGCACTCTGCCCGGCTGCATCCAGTCCCGCCATCTCCGCCATGACTTTACCAATGATCTCTGAAATCAGCTGaataaaacaatcacaaaactgctttaaaatgaGGTCGGATGACACAAAAAGTTGGAGGAAAGGTCAAACCACAATGGGCTACATATGTTCAGACTTGCCCTTGTGTCAATCAACCTCACCTTGAAGTTATTAATGGGGATCTTGTGCTTGTTGGCGTGGCTGTTGGACAGAGGTTTGAGGATGGCAGTGTGGGCGCCTCTGGCCTTCAGCAGTTCGCCCAGTTTCTTCAGCACCGTGGCACCGTGGGCAGAAACATTTGCATCCCCGGCCAGGTCCCCATGGGCAATGCCGGCAAACTTGGGGAATAACTTCAGGGTTTCTGGGTGCTCTGTGAATAAACTGCgaggaaaaggaaatgtgaGGATTCACCTTAaattaatacacacacaggccttATGTACAACTGAGGATAAGAGGTATACATCACAAGTTATCACAATATGATAATATATTTCATAATTACTCTTTGACATTGATAAAATATATGCTGATATCACAAAGTCTATAGTACCCTTTCAATTTGGTTCAATTTAGAGGCTTTAGATTGATATGAGACAATTTCATATGCCAGATTACCAGAATCAGTTACATTTATTTCCACTATTAGATATGTATTCttctttatataaataaaatgaaatataatagataaaataaaaagtcttatttcatttctttcgAAATCTTAAAAAGGATATGTATGGAATTTCCATTCTCAGTCTTTATTGATGTATCGTTTCACCCCTAATGGGGACACTGTTATTGCCTCACATTgggaaattaaattaaattaaaaatacagcCCTGCAAACCTTCTGACCCAGAGGACAGATTAATCTAATATGGTGTTAGGatttcagtttctgtatttttagttactgttttattttgaaatgtgtcctgttttgtcacttcctgtcttgtctaatTTATTATCGTTTCCCTCTTGTCTGAtctgctcacctgttgcccctgtgtttcacctcccccttcccagctgtttcttgtcttgtgattaccctcttctgtatttagtctggCCTTTCTTTTGTGTACTTTGACGCGTCGTCGTTTGCCTGTTCCCTGAACCCTTTTGGATctccctttttcagccctccctcttccactgATTTggccctgttttattttgatacttttCTTCATTGTaccttttgtctgcatttttgttaacagcttttttgataaataatagCTTGCCCATTGTTACgtttgaacccctgcctcctctattgcttctgcatCTGGGTCCTTTCCACAATCCTGACAAGGAGACACTGACCGGTTCAGCACCAGACCCCCGGTGGTTGCGTAGTCCGCCTCCACTGGACCCCAGTACTTCAGCACCATGTCAAAGTCAGCCATTATCTGAGgaagaaaatacataaatagcAAAAACactaatttgagaaaaaaaagtagtaGCATAAAATCCAAGAAAATAAAGGTCTCTGATCACATCAAGCTAGACATCCACTGTTTGATTGTTTGCAGTCACTGCTGAACTCAAGTGGGAGTCATTATTAGAAAGTCATCTTCATTACCTCAGTTGCCCTCACTGAGACAGTACAGTAACCTTGGTGAAGCCCTGCACAATTCATGCGAAGGGAAATCAGATGTTATGGTTATAAAGaccttctttttctttagtaCCAACCTTGGGAGTTAAAAACTGCTTTACTTCTTATATTGTTCTGTAAAAGCTTTTTCCACCATGACATTTCTCTTTCATTATAACCCaaagtattgttttaataagaaatTGCAAATGAAATGGattattctattttaattattcaaattaaatttaaaacaattaaaaaggatATGACATACCTGCAGAGTAGTAAAATGTCCTGTGTGATATACAAAATTCTTCTTGACCTGACTTCCCCCCTCAAACTGACCTTTTATACTTCCTTCACCCGTCATATCACCAAATAATTCCAGACCTCCCATCCGTCCCTCTCACCACACTTCAAATGTTCACAACACCTCCAGTTCATCTGGAAAGTGTATTTATAGATAGATaaacagatagatagacagacagacagacagacagacagacagacagacagacagacagacagacagacagacagatagatagacagatagatagatagatagatagatagatagatagatagatagatagatagatagatagatagatagatagatagatagatagatagatagatagatagatagatagatacgtaggtaggtagatagatagatagacagacagacagacagacagacagacagacagacagacagacagacagacagacagacagacagacagacagacagacagacagacagacagacagacagatagacagatagatagatagatagatagatagatagatagatagatagatagatagatagatagatagatagatagatagatagatagatagatagatattagTTTATTAGATGAGACTTCATGTGCCCATtatctcatttaaataaagatgtgtgaaagaaaaggggctaactgtgtgtgtgtgtgtgtgtgtgtgtgtgtgtgtgtgtgtgtgtgtgtgtgtgtgtgtgtgtgtgtgtgtgtgtgtgtgtgtgtgtgtgtgtgtgtgtgtgtgtgtaattttcTTACTTGACACTAGcctgtttcctcttcttgttcTATCATTTCACAATGTTTATGTATTACAATGTGTTaactttatattaaatataaggCCATTTGAGAAGTAAGCCCCTCCTCTTCTTATCAGTGATTGGTCAAGACAGTTTCACCATGTCGGTTTATCCAATAGCGTCTTCCAATTTTGTCACGTGGTATTTCAACACCCGGAAAACACTGGCAGTGACCGTCAAGAAGGCTGtaaaagtatttcagttttaagatttcttttagttttataggttttaaaaACATCGACTGTTTAGCAGAAGTAGTTTCCGAAATGCTGCAGGCTTTAAAAGGCGTCAGGCACCTCCATACCAGTGCAATGAAACAAGCAGGTAACTGACCCCATAATAATTATGTGAGTTAAATGAATCATGTTGACAAGTCAGTTGAATTTTGGAGTTTAATTAATGCGTGAGTGTGAATGACAACTTTAAACTTACTTCAGTTTTTATTCATgcttttttaataacaatacaGAGCATAGTGAACAGACATATAGGATAAGATGGGTAAAAAGTAACGTATTATTGATACTTATTTCCAACAGCAAAACAAGAATAACTAATGTGAATAGTAAAGGTATGAAGGCAACtatcaataaacaaataaatattacatgttCAAAGAGGAGCAGGAAAAACGGTACACCTTTATGTTTGTAAAGTAAAGTGCATCTTAACTTTTGACAAGGCCTCTTTCCTTATATCATTGAAAACcatgttggtttgttttttaactgatttGATATTTATACTTTCCTTGATCTACCAATTAACCATTCCAGAAGTTCAACCCACACatggaaatacacaaaaaaaacctcccTAAAATCAACAAGCTGATCGAGAAACTATTCCAGTTGAGAGTGACATTAGGCTCAGGAATCTCTTAGTTTTGAAAGAGTGAGCgtacattttcattcatattcCTGGTGAGCAAAAACTAATTTTGCCACCACACAGGGTCTAAAGAAGAAGACAGTCGAGTTTTCAGCCGTTCAAAGTTTCACTAAACCAGAGTTTGTAATGTGTCAGTTTCAGAGCTCTCTATCCCGGTGCCATGGGGGGAGATCAGAGGGAGGGTTTGGGGTCCTGATCACGGCAGTCCTGTACTCTGTCTGCACGGCTGGGCTGACAACTGTGGCACATTCAACACCCTCATTCCCCATTTACCCAAAGGTAATTGTTGTTCTTGCATAACTTATTTGTCTCCGGTCTCCTTAATTTCCTTTAGTAAAAATCTAAATACAAAACTCACAGTTTTGGTGCTTTAACCCTTAATTGATAAGAGACAAAAGATATAAATGTCATATTCACTGCCATTTAAACAGAAGGCTGATATAAAGAAGACAAACAGCTTTTATGGCTTAAGCAATGCTTTTTTCTAGGTCAACTGTTCCATGTTTTTCCCTGTTTGAAGATGGAACAATCTGCTTACAGTATTACTGCCTCAAATTGGCCCACAGGCAGTTTCTTATTTTAGACATTGGCATCTTTACAGTGGCTTCATGGattttactatttaaactgcatttaaaatattaatgtctatttttttatttgacctggCAAGAGAGCCATTAGAAATCAATTACAATTCATAATATTAAGTATTATTTATCTTAAGAGACACACATGCCCTGGGAACATAGGGATCCCCTTGTGTGCATCAGTGAGACTGGGAGGCGTGTTGGCCTGTCACCTCACAATGAGAAGTGTTCATGTCCTGCCTGCCTCAGCTAAATACTCaattcaaagtcaaataaagCCCCCCTGGTTTTTCCCTCAGTATGGCCAATTTTACCAAAAACAGTCTTGACAattgagcttttttttattcaactctACTTTCAAAATACTTCCCAGCTCATGCAGGTGTTTGATGATAACACTTTGCCTGaagacagtgtgtgtctgtgtggtgcAGCTTCTCCTTGCAGCTGCTGTAATGCATGTTTAACAATGATTATACTACTAAGAAATTACAACAGCTAGAGGTTGATTAGGTCTTTTTTATTGATCTCTCAGGTAGAGCTATCACATTGGAAGCAGTATTGGTATTCATTCAATACTGCTTGTGTAATTGTTTCCTTAAAGAGATAATGTGAAAGCCACTCTGTGAGTTTTGGTTCTTCTGGCTTTCTCCTCTCAGAGTGCAGGTACGTGGCGGTGGAGCTGGCAGGTCACGGCCGGTCATCACATCGTCCTCCTGGAGTTTGCTACTCTTTCCCTACCTATGTGATGGACGTATGCAGAGTCGTTGACGGTGAGTGAGTTACAGAACTTGCAGGACATGTTTAATTCAAATCCAATTTCAGCTTTCGTTCAACAAGCTACATCTCTGAAGGGATATAGGGCGGCCTGGGGCTAGGCGAAAATTCATTAATATTGGTCATAAACTTTCAGTGGAGACATATCTTTATTACATGAACAACATATAAaccaaaaatacagattttgaGCAAAATCTAATTataaacatcattattttgaGTTAGTTTACACATTTCAAGAGCTTTTCCTGATTAATGTGTAACAGTTGAACACAGTTAATTGCATTTAACATCAGTTAACAGTACCTGACTCTAGACCTTGTAAAAGTAATTATACAAGACTatctacatgtttttttagcCTATGAAAAAGAGGATGATTCCATCTGACTATGAGAATATTGTTACGTTATTAAACTAAATCATCCTGCCCTGGTGCATCTGTTTTGCAGTTTAGCCTCAGTATTGTCGCtgtctttcaaataaaaagtatcaGTTTTATGTGATGAGATACTGAACCTGGTTGATGATCTGTGAAATTACTCCCACAGCGCTGCAGTGGAGCAAGTTCTCCATCATAGGACACAGTATGGGTGAGAGCAGCATTACAGCAGAATTTGAGCAATTAAAATGCTTgtgttatttcatatttatatgtgCAATCTCCTTTGATTTCAGGTGGCAACATCGCTGGAATGGTAAGTGAAATTGTACTGATAAAGTACTATTTATGGGGATACATATACTGACTCtgagagtggtttttctttACTGTGTGGaattgattgtgtttttctgcagttcAGTGCACTGTATCCTGAGATGGTGGATGCTGTCGTGCTGCTGGACTCGTATGGATTCTTTCCTACAGATCTGGTATTTCAATATCCCAATCTACAGTTACTACAGGGATATAACATGAGGTTTAGTAGAAGGAAGAAAAATACTTTGCACTTTCAAGGCATGATGCAAAATATCATTGGATTTATTTACATATCGTTTATAACCATTTCATTAGTCTTCCCAAATGTTGAGAATCTGTTTCTTAATTATTTGAGACCCTTGGTTcaggttaaaacactttaaaagtaTTCATAAGAATGTCTAAAAAATTGGGAGTAAATGGGGGAAAAATATACAGGTTCTTCTCAATTTAAGAAAAGCATTAAGTCACCATTGAATGTGCAATAGTTTCTGTGTTCTTGCAGAAAGAAGTCTTTGAAGCCATGAGGCTGGGGATGGATCAGATGAttgagtttgaaaaaaaaccagAGGAGAAGAAGATAAGAGTTTACACTTATGAAAACGCAGTAGAGAGGTATTACACATTCCTTTATGCTGTTTTAAGGATACTCAACGCCAACTCATCcatgtgttttgaaaaaaaaagcgttttatttatttcaggttGTTGGCTGCAAACCCCGCACTGTCTGAAAAGTCTGCCCAGATCCTCTTAGAGCGAGGTCTAGTTCAAGTCGAAGGAGGTATGTCTTTATCTCTTCTCTGTTTTCATGTTAGAATAACTTCTCTCTCCAAAATCTTTTATGCTCGAATgctataaatgttttttttaaatcttgcaGGTGTGGTGTTTACTCGAGACTTTCGTATTAATCTGGTAGGTTTTTGCTGAACTGCACTAAATCATCCCCTTTTTATATCTACCACAGGTGTTGCACGCTGcccaaaaaatgcatttacagtgTTCCTTGtattcttttgtcttttgttttcagaaaaatatgaCACGCATCACTGCGGAACAGAGTCTAGAACTGCAGTCGATGATTAAAGCCCCTGTTCTAGTTGTTCTGTAAGTTTTTCCTCCAGTAATACCCACAGTGCAATACCAGTAAATTGTACCTTACTAAATATTCATACaatctttttcctctctttcctctttgcCTTTCAAGAGCGGAGGACGGCTTTGAGAAATTATTTGTTCAAccagaaaaaaggacatttacatCAGCAGTTCTGCAGGCCTATAGGGACAGAAATGTgagtgtatttttaaattgtgtttgtgagagGTATGTGCTCTTACATCTTGGTGTTTATTTAAGCCGTTAAGCCTGCGTGTGTAATTGTGCCTCGTagacagacagccagacagGCGGCTGCACCgatgcaaaaaaatatttgcGTGGTACGGGCTCAATGTCTCAGAGGCAGCAAAAATCTTTGTAGCTCTGAACCTCACTGTGACCTACATACTGAAGTTGGGTCCAGAGCTGCAGATGAGTCAGAACAGAAGATGTGCGTCCACTAATCACTCCAATGATGCCCTCTTTCAAAGTCAGCTGATCGACGACTTCAGAGCCACAGTCATTGTTTACATACCATTAGCAAATTTAGAAACAAGAATAAGGGTTGGAGTTAAGAGATTATGTCTTATCTCATATACATAAACGGATAGCTGTATATGAAGGCCGATTTTAAGAGTGATGATTGAAGATTGGTTTCAATTCTGCGCTCTGCCCAATGCGTTCTGTCTTCTTTGGTTCTGCATGCAACCAGAGCTGACTGAAACGTGATTGGTCAATAATACTCAGACTGCAAACAGAAACTATTGATACCAAAATTGTGTCATGTTGCTTACAGATCTGCATCCATATGCAGTTATCAGAGATGAGTTAAAATGTTACACTATATTCTATTTTTGTATTGTCATAACTATTACTATTTCCATAAGATGAATctaaaatattgtatatattgttaGACCTAGATCTCTCACAGTTTTcttatcctctctctctcagcacaCTGTGGTGAAGGTACCGGGCGATCATCACATCCATCTGAACGACCCGGAAGTCGTTGCTCCACTCGTGTCTGACTTTCTGCGGACCAAAGTGTTGTCAGAGCCAGCTACACTAAAAGATGAAGAGACCTCAAAGTTATAGTtaatatattgatttaaaaataacattagtTTTGcctgaaatccttttttttttttcaaagtagtGTTGGGTGAGATGGAGAGATTGATCCAAAAAAACAgccaaattatgtttttggcAAAGCTTGGATATTATGTTGGTCTGATTTTTTCCGTTGTGTCAACATCACGATTTTGAGTGTGTAAGACTCCTCTTACATATCACATTAATATcagtgaaaatgtaaagaaacactttttctgATAATGGCACGGTTCACTAAGAGAGATCACTTTGAAAGAGGACTCCACATATAAAGCGTGTTAACCCTTAATCTGTCTGAttcaaaacattaacaaaagaaATAGATAAAAATCAATGCATCATAACCTGATTAGAGGATGTTCCATAATATGTTAGAAGGCATTCATTTATGCTCAGATGGCCATggtataaaaatgtgtgtttgatgagTTTAATGTTTACAGTTTTCTCCTCAAGGGTCTCAGTATGTTCCTTAAGACAACAACATATCATTGAATTAACACATTTCCGTTAAAAATTCAACATCATGTCTTTGTAAGGCTTGTTATTCAGGCTGCTGCACTCTTCTTTTAGCTCAGTGGCTCCCCTCTGCCCAGCAGCACAGACCGCTGTGTGTGAGCCGACTGTATTATATCACCCTGTAGCTGCTGCCTTTGAGGATTGTTTGAAATGCATTGTGGCCTGTCTGTTTTAGAAGTCTGCTGCCTATTGTTAATATTTTAACAGCTGCAAAGTTTCTCTGAACTGTGCTGTCTTCATGTTTAATCTTAAAAGTTAGGAAGCTGTGGGAAGAAGGTAAGTGAGAGCAGAGGATGAATCTTGACTCAACAAGTTACACAGTATCATGTGTTCATTAATACAGTATTTAAACTATGATTAGGTGGAGTATCTTTGTGTGAAATTACAATTCCTTAGATCTATAGCAATAATTATATCTGACCATTTTACTAACATACCATAATCATCTCTTCTTGTTGTTTTCTATGATCATATTTTTTGTTACCATTAAAGCtattttcaatgtatttgaCATTGTTTCTGGTGTAATTATTTCCCTCAGGTCAATTCAGTTGCAGCCTATATTCGGTTCATATCATTGTTCACAGTCTATGGTCCATACACAGGGTTTAAATCTCACTCCCTTTACTTGAGGCAACAGAGCTTCATACATTGGTAAGTGAAGTAGTGGTCCCAAAGATTTGAAAAGcaatatataaatgcagtcaaTTTAATTACCTTTAGATACATAGGCTACTGTccaaaaagtatttaagtaGTTTGTAAGATGCACCCCATGTGGTATAAATAGCCtgaaagacaaaac harbors:
- the mb gene encoding myoglobin — protein: MGGLELFGDMTGEGSIKGQFEGGSQVKKNFVYHTGHFTTLQIMADFDMVLKYWGPVEADYATTGGLVLNRLFTEHPETLKLFPKFAGIAHGDLAGDANVSAHGATVLKKLGELLKARGAHTAILKPLSNSHANKHKIPINNFKLISEIIGKVMAEMAGLDAAGQSALRNVMAVIIADIEADYKELGFTE
- the LOC134865310 gene encoding serine hydrolase-like protein — protein: MLQALKGVRHLHTSAMKQAVSELSIPVPWGEIRGRVWGPDHGSPVLCLHGWADNCGTFNTLIPHLPKECRYVAVELAGHGRSSHRPPGVCYSFPTYVMDVCRVVDALQWSKFSIIGHSMGGNIAGMFSALYPEMVDAVVLLDSYGFFPTDLKEVFEAMRLGMDQMIEFEKKPEEKKIRVYTYENAVERLLAANPALSEKSAQILLERGLVQVEGGVVFTRDFRINLKNMTRITAEQSLELQSMIKAPVLVVLAEDGFEKLFVQPEKRTFTSAVLQAYRDRNHTVVKVPGDHHIHLNDPEVVAPLVSDFLRTKVLSEPATLKDEETSKL